From the Scyliorhinus canicula chromosome 4, sScyCan1.1, whole genome shotgun sequence genome, the window AGTATCTGTATATCTCTCAGTATTCAGCCTAGTTAGTTCCAAGACGTAGCTGTAAATTGAGGGTGGAATTATGAGCAATCTAGTCATTCTCTCCCAGAATGTCATTTCTTCCCAAAGAGGCAGAGAGGCAAGATAGCAAAAACTTTGGCAATAAGATACATACTTAAAAGCTCATTATAAAAGCAAACAGCGCAACAGTTGTGCTTCACCCTGATGGTTGGGGACTGGAGGTTGGGTGCGGTGGGGATGCTAAAATCTCAGACACATGTAAATTAGAATTCACTACATTAGGGACCCATTGAACAAAGGTTGGCACGTGTTATTTAGTGACTCTCTACCTCTTGCATGAATAAATCTTGTAGatccaataaacaaacaaaattcCTTTTTGTGTTTCCTTATATCATCACTTTTCCCCCTTtaacaaaacaatttttttttcttgtgaaATATTTGTCGAATTGGAAAGTGGGGCCACTTCTGATTGCAACAGTCTTTTGGAAAAATTCCAATGCACTGAAGAGGCACATTTGCTTGGTATACAAAGAGCACCTTTAAACAAAACAGGTCTGCACCAGCAGTGTTCATCAGTATGACTTCTGATCAGCCTTCAATCTGCTCAAAAATATTCAACCCCAAAGCTAAAGAAGGAAATCATTTCTGGCAGCAGCACTGACCTGGTTGTGCTGTACTTTGCTTCACCAAGACATATCAGGAGGAGAGAGCTCTGCATAAAAGTCCTTTGAATGTGAACAAAACAGGTTGTACAAAGGAACAGTTCACCAAACTCTAAATCTAATTACATATTGCATTTATAACATAGACATTTTGTGAAGGTACAGTAAAGATTTTGCGAGTGGCATATGCTTATAGATGACTGGCTGATGGCAAATGGGCATCACTGTGAAATTTAGCTGAGATATTGAATGACCCATGAGCCCCAACCAGGTCTCATAACATTGTATCATGCTTCAAAAAGAATCAAAGGTTACAAAGACTTCATACATGAAGTAAGAAAATAATTAATGGCTATTGCAGTGCAATTCGTTGCTACTGTTGTCAGGGGATATGTGCAAAGTCCAAACTGCTCTGTAGTAGCCAAATGGAACACATTTACCTTACAGTGCTGCCTCTGACAATTGCTCCAGCTCCAACTGAGCCATTGCAAGGTAAATGTGATTCTACTACGGCCACCTCATGTCACCATTTCTCATCAGTGCAGCCACCTTTACAAAGATAGCAACGCAAGCTTTCAGGCGCAAGATTCTACAGAACAGTCCCTGGTGTCGGGCAACATCAGCAGTTTGAAGCAAAATTCCCATCAGAATAGAGGCGGATGGATTCCATGGGGGTGAACACCTCAGCATATTACAGAACCATTCAATAAACTTGGATGACGCACttgttttaaattaaaaaatatacttGAAATGGTGGCAAATCACAAGGTAATTATTATGAGCTGCAAGAGGGAACTTTAAAGTACAGACATAAATACTGATGACACTTGAGGACTAAAGCAGCAATTAACCAAAGGGGTTTTCTACAATTATAAAGAATGTATCCCAAGATATAAAACCCCTTCCGTCACCCAAAATAAAAATGTACAAAGTTTGATGTGAGGACTTTGATACAGATACTCCCAAATAGGTCAAGGAATGAAAGAGTCTTTTCAGAGCTTATgctttttttgtctttttttgtaTATAGGTTTTATAGTAGAAGTTGCTGAACAGAATAATGATGGTGATGATGTAGATGAATACGAAAAGATTAAACCCATCTGGAAAATCACAGTCTGTGAAGAGATTATAAGAGGTGTGCACAGCGATTCCCACAAACTGGACCTAAAATTTAAGAAACAAAATGCTACATGTAAATATATTAATTACTAAGTCCAATAAGACTCCCtccatgcctcaagaaaccccACCTTATTAACCCATTTTTCAAATACCCACCTCTTGTATATTTCTAGCCATTTCTCACTTTAATTTATCTCACAATTGTTTTAAATGCCTATTGCAGAAGGTCCTCTTACATTCTCTTCATTcatgcatcactgcaggagttcctcaggtagtgtcctaggcccaaccattttcagctacttcatcaatgacctgccttccatcataaggtcagaagtggggatgtttgcggatgactacactatgttcagcaccatttgcgactcctcagataatgaagcagtccatgtccaaatgcagcaagacctggacaatatcgaaggttgggctgacaagtgcaagttacatttgcgccacacaagtgtcaggcaataaccatgtcctacaagagaggatctaaccatcaccccagaCATTCAATtgaattaccatcgctgaatcccccccaatcaacatcctgggggttattattgaccagaaactgaactggactagactagccacattaatactgtggctaccagggcaggtcaaaggctaggaatcctatggcgagtaactcatctcttaACCCCCATGCCTGtcaaccatcaacaaggcacaagtcaggagtgtaatggaatactctccacttgcctggatgagtgcagctccaacaaaactcaagaagctcgacaccatccaggacaaagcagcccgcttgattgctcctccttccacaaacattcaaactctccactaccaatgaacagtggcagccatgtgtaccatctacaaggtgcacagcagtaactcaccaaggttccttcacaagcaccttccaaacccatgactatgaccatctagaaggacaagagtagcagatacccaagaactccaccacctggaagttcccctccaaattactcaccaccctgacttagaaatatattgccgttccttcactgtcgctgggatgttatcctggaactccctccctaatagcatagttggtgtacctacacctgaaggactgcagcggttcaagaaggcaactcaccgccaccttctgaagggcaatcagggatgggtaataaatgctggcctaaccaacgatgcccacatcccgtaaatgaatttaaaaaaacatcctaGCCTGGATACATTCCAGCCAATGTACCCAGTAATGTAGCACAGAAGTGTGCGGGCAATTTATGTGTGCAGATCTTGTACATTTTTCCAGGCGATTGTGTCACATGATAAATGACCTGTGTGAGAACATTTGGCTGTGCAGCTTAAAGGGAACATTGATGACAGGTTGCAGTTTCTGTACAGAACTGGCATCCAACATTAGAAAGGGAGACTTCTATTCAGCACACACGCATGGGCTGTGCATTTTGAGCTTGTAGTAAGAAGGCACAGTTGTCAGCACGATGTCTGCAAAGAGTAGAGAGCACATTAGCACTTCAATGAGGCCCTAATGCCAATTCCATCTGCTGTAATAAAGTCTGAAAGCCAGACTAGCAGCAAAGCAATACAGAGCAATGTTGAGACATCGAAATGTAGCAGTTTAAGGATAAATGACACAGAAAGTCTTTTCAAGTTTGAAGCTTTGAATTCACTGCTGCATTAAAAATGCATAACGTATTCAGTGGGGAGATGATGATGtggtgggaatgtcactggaccagtaacctGGAAACTCAAGCTAATGGTCTGGGGACAAATGCCATCACAGatttggaatttaaattcaatcattaaaatctggaatttaaagctagtctcagtaatggtgaccatgcgtggatgtttgcacatttttgccttttttgcttcctttctgatgatgtctgtaactgtttataaagccaaaaactacctcaataaaattgtttattaaaaaaaaaagtaatggtgaccatgaatgcATTGTCAATCGTCATTAAAACCCATTTAGTTCACCAATATCattcagggagggaaatctgctgtccttaccctgtctggcctacatgtgattccaggcccacagcaacgtggtgaCTCTCTACTGGCCTctgcaatggcctagcaagccattcaagggcaattagtgatggacgacaaatgctggccttgccagcatcgCCCAAAACCCGTGAAAGAAAATAATCAGATATTATTAGATCTCACTTTTTTTGACAAAGCCAAGATTTTAGTTGGCAcacatttaaaaaggaaaaatggCAAAATAGAATAAACCTACCAGTTGAAGCATGGTGAGATAACGCTTCCACCACAAGTACTTCTGCATGTGTGGTCCCATTGCAGCAATACCATAGTATAGGTACATCACAATATGTACAAAGGAATTCAACAAACCAATGAAGAAGGCTGcagaagagaaagaaagtttgCTTGTCGACATACGAGTTTGATTTTGTCAAACTGGACCTTATTTCTATTGCGTTTAAAAATAATCACTTGTCATGTTGTCAGCCAGTTTAATTTTAGCAAAGAGCCAACAGAGaaggtgggccaaatggtctcaccTGTGCTGTAAACTTTTGTCATTCTATTGAAAGTGAAACACTAGATAATTAAGGGAAATAAAGAAAGACTGCTTCACACCAGATACATAATGAGGAGTAGAGTGGATGAATGATCGGTGCCAGAAAACATCAGCGAAAAGGCACagcggttagtactgctgcctcaaggcagcacggtggtgcagtggttagcactgctgcctcttggcaccggggtccctggtttgatcccagctctgggaggagtttgcacattctccgagtgtttgcttgggtttcgcccccacaacccaaagatgtgcagggcaggtggactggtgacgctaaattgcccctcaattggaaaaaatgaataggttttcaaaatttataaaacaaaagtactgctgcctcacagcacgagggatcactacagtgcagaagggatccctacagtgcagaaggaaaccattcggcccattagtctataccaaccctctgaaactaCAGCccacccaggctcactcccctaccctatccctgtaacccaatgacccaatctaaccttttggacactaaggggcaatttagcagagcactccacctaacctcaaatatttggactgtgggaggaaaccgcagcacccggagggaacccatgcagcaggcacggggagaaagtgcaaactccatacagtcacccgaggccggagttgaacccaagaacctggagctgtgaggcagcagtgctaaccactgtgccaccatgccgtcctgaCATATAACTGACagacacagaaaatagaagcatatGGCATTAAAGTGATAGGTGATAACATGGATACCATGGAAGGGAGCTTGGAAGGGAGGAGAAGCAGTGGGTAACGGTGAATGGATTTTTTCTATCTGGACAGAAGCATGAAACATCAGAGGTTGATATTAAGACCGTGGCTGTTCTCGTATATCTGGACTTGGGTACAGGGCAGATAAGATCAATGTTTTGCAGATGCTACAAACCGTGACAATGTAGGAAATAGTGAGCAGGATAGTATCACACTTCAGGACAGgcacatggcagatgcaatttaattggaataaatgtgaAGTTTGGAGAGGAAAAAAGTTAGAGGCAGTATAATCTAATTACTATCATTTTGAAGGGAGTACAAGAGCAGAGGTATCTGGGGGGTGCATATTCacaaaatctttgaaggtggtagTGCAAGTTCAGAAGGCTGGTGAGAAAGCATATTGGATAATTGGctttgaatacaaaagcaagtgATGCTAAAACTTTACAAATCACGGGTTAGGTCTCACCTAGAAGATTTCACACATTTATGACCACCAGACGTTAGAAAGGATGTTGAGGCCTTGGAGAGGGCACAAAGAAGGTTTATCAGAGATGGGGGTGTTCAATTAATTGATAAAATCGTAAAgcttttagagtatccaattatttttttccaattaaggggcaatttagcgtggccaattcacctaccctgcacatctttgggatctgggagtgagacccacacaaacatgtgcaaactccacacggagagtgacccagggtcgggatcgaaccagagtcctcggtgacatgagatagcagtgctaaccactgcaccaccatgttgcccaCAAAATCGTAAAGCTgagattgttttccttagaacagagaagaTTGAGGCCTGTTAGAGGCATTCAAAATGGTGGATTTTGCTCGAGCaattagggagaaactgtttcctccATTTCCAAGTGGGTCGGTAACCAGAAGTCATAGATtttaaataattggcaaaagaactagaGTGGAAacgaggaaaaatattttttacagaagattgttatgatctggaagacATTACCTGAAAGGAAGGTGGAACGGACTCCGTAGGAACTTTCAACGGTAAAGTGACATGTATTTGAAGAGAACTTATTTCCAGGATTTATGGGAAGAAAGCTCTGGACTAAATTGGATAGGGCTTAGTGCTGGCGCAGATACAAAGGGCCAAATGGATCCCTTCTGTGCtgcaagattctatgattccagataTTTTCCTCAGGTTATTCACAGTGATAAAGAAGCTTGTTTCAATAATAACCACCGCACTGGGAGAGCTGAATACGTTAATTATTAAATCATCATTTATTTTGTCAACAAATTAGCTGACTGGATATGTCCCAATCTGAATGATGTAATGGAATAGGGTGGTTTGATTTGCTAATCATTTGAAGTAATTAACGGTAAGTTTTCTTGTAGAATTTGATTTTAAAAGTAAATGATTGGTTACTTTGTGTAAACCTCTCCAAAAGCTTTACTTGTCTTGTTGGCCATGATGGGAATAATACTTACATTGGCCCCCTGGTACATATTTTACTCCGGCCCACCAGTTGAAAATCATTGTGCCATGGTGGTAAACATGAAGAAATGTGACCTGATTGTACTTTTTCCTCAGAATGAAAAATATCTGTcaaagaaaaaaattgaatggAGTCAGAAATACAAAACCAGGGGGGAAAATAAAGCAAGAGATGTACGGGCTATTGAGAAATAAAACACAAAATCCAAACAATCTAGTCTCTTGTCACCTGTCGCCAACAAAAAAGTTAAACAGTGACAAGGGGGAAGTTGAGCAAAAGGATAATCAATACTTATACTGTTTGTTACTTTCCTcttaaagaaaataaaatgtcTGCATCAGTCCAAAAAACAAACTAGAATTAACCATACTTCATCCTCAGCGATGATAAGTTCAGTGGTATGCAAGGTTTTATTggccagaatattgaatacaggagtttggacgtcttgttgaagttgtacaagacattggtaagaccacacatggaatactgtgttcagttctggtcaccctattataggaaggatattgttaaactagaaagagtgcagaagagatttgcgaggatgctaccaggacttgatggtctgagttataaggacagGCTGGGTAGGCTGGGATTTTTTTCTCTGGAGCGCAGGAGGCTTATAGAGGTCTAAAAAATAATgatgagcatagataaggtaggtagtgaacatcttttcccaaaggtagaggagtctagaattggaaggcataggtttaaggtgagaggggagagatacaaaagagaccagaggagaattttttttccatacagaggatggtgagcatctagaacgggctgccagaggaaagggtagaggtgggtacaattctttcctttaaaaaacagttagacaattacatgggcagggtgggtataaagggatatgggccacaagcgggcaagtgggactagtttaaagatagaaactgggcagcatggacaagctgggccaaagggcctgtttccatgctgtaaacatctatgatatGGGGTTCATTAGATCTGAAATGTATTATTTAGGATACTCGCTAATTATCTCAGATACAGGAAGACTCGTCTATCACAAGACCAGTGCCATTAATAATGTTTGTCTCGATAaagcacttttttaaaaaaaagaaagcgtAAAATCTCTAAGGAGATATTAGTATTGATTTTATTCAGATTCCATTTTAAAGCCATGAAAATCATATTTCACACTGGGAGATTAAATTTCTAATAGGATTGAATTCAGTCTTCTCTTGCGCGGTACTCCATAGAGATGAATGCCAAAATAATTTAGCAGCATGGCAATTGATAAATGCTTGGAATGTTCATTAAAAATTCTGTGGCATAGCTAATGTTATTCAGctgttttaatttttattttacagCATACTTTACCAAACCATAACAGATATTAGAAAGCAGACGCATTTACAGCTCCCTTCACCGTCTTGGCGAGACATGCAAGTGAAAGCAATGCAACACCAATGACCTAAAAGTGACAAGTTGGCAGCGCATTCTCATTGTCCACAAGCCAGGTCCCAAATTTCAGATGCTAATTAATGGCTGGCTGCTTTGAATGAGCAATAAAAAGACAGGTTACTAACTCCGTTTATCAAACTAATCCCTGGTAGATTAAAGTCCCACTCACAACACTATAACCGGCATGTGACACTCATTTcaagtttttctttttgttccaaCAGAAGTTAAAGATATCTTTATTAACATGAATGAAACAGATTCAGCAGTGATGTAGAGCTTCAGGTCACAGTGCTGCATTTATGCAGCACTTCTAAATTTccttcaggagggcagcacggtggcatggtgattagcactgctgcctcacagcaccgaggtcccaggttcgatcccggctctgggtcactgtccgtgtggagttggcacattctccccatgtttgcgtgagttttgcacccacaacccaaagatgcgcagggtggatggattggccacgctaaattgtcccttaattggaaaaaatgaattgggtactctaaattcattgaaTGAAATTTTTCCTTCAGAAATATCTCATAGCACTTAACACAAGTAAATGACTTGGAACTGCAACAACAGTTCGGCAGGCAAACATGGCATCCATTTTGCACACAAAAAGCTTCTCAAACAGCCATGAGTTGAATGGCTTGTTCATTTATCTTTGGTGGAATATGTTACGGAAATAATTTTGGCCAGAACATAGGAAACTTTCATTCCTTCGTTCAATGGTCAAATTTAACATCC encodes:
- the LOC119964517 gene encoding elongation of very long chain fatty acids protein 4-like; this encodes MASTWEKIRDFYDWAVENGDKRTDPWFLVYSPIPVIVTFIIYLLICKYGPRYMLSREPFHLKYILLVYNFALVGISAYIFWEFLVTSIRANYSYLCEPVDYSNSELGLRMANVCWWFFFSKVIELMDTIFFILRKKYNQVTFLHVYHHGTMIFNWWAGVKYVPGGQSFFIGLLNSFVHIVMYLYYGIAAMGPHMQKYLWWKRYLTMLQLVQFVGIAVHTSYNLFTDCDFPDGFNLFVFIYIITIIILFSNFYYKTYIQKKTKKA